One genomic segment of Chitinophaga sancti includes these proteins:
- a CDS encoding acyltransferase — MKGDLQSKQHYEILDGLRGVAAIAVVTFHFMEIVFSDYSKNFIGHGFLAVDFFFCLSGFVIAYAYDSRIGRIGLKEFFTARIIRLHPLVVLGSILGLFGFLWDPFVAPPAGYGFGKVALLFVTSILMIPYPVVAERWFNLFNLNAPSWSLFWEYVANIVYGVVLWKLNRRVLSGLLVIAAVGILYVSHSAGNLMEGWSGGTFWQGGARIAYSFLAGMLVFRYQLIFRNKLGFLGLSVMLLAALMMPYTSFNWLAEALVVIVYFPLLIALGASAGMHVATKAICNFSGKISYPLYMTHYMVMFAFANYLNQYKPGTTQLTWIIVIGLVVLVGFAWLAMVLYDMPVRKYLTKIRNDS; from the coding sequence ATGAAAGGGGACTTACAATCAAAGCAGCATTACGAAATCCTGGATGGCCTGAGGGGTGTTGCGGCTATTGCCGTGGTGACGTTTCATTTTATGGAGATCGTCTTTTCGGATTATAGCAAAAACTTTATCGGGCATGGGTTCCTGGCAGTAGATTTTTTCTTTTGCCTGAGTGGGTTTGTGATTGCATATGCGTATGATAGTCGTATAGGTCGGATTGGGTTGAAGGAGTTTTTTACGGCGAGGATCATACGTTTACACCCTTTGGTGGTATTGGGTTCCATATTGGGACTGTTTGGTTTTCTCTGGGATCCGTTTGTAGCTCCGCCCGCTGGGTATGGATTTGGGAAGGTGGCGCTGCTTTTTGTCACTTCTATACTAATGATTCCTTATCCGGTGGTGGCAGAGCGGTGGTTTAACCTGTTCAATCTGAATGCCCCATCATGGTCATTGTTTTGGGAGTATGTAGCGAATATAGTGTATGGGGTGGTGTTGTGGAAATTGAACAGGCGGGTGTTGTCAGGCTTGCTGGTCATAGCTGCCGTGGGAATATTGTATGTGAGTCATAGTGCCGGTAACCTGATGGAGGGATGGAGTGGCGGTACTTTCTGGCAGGGAGGTGCGAGGATTGCATATAGTTTTCTGGCGGGGATGCTGGTATTCAGGTATCAACTGATATTTCGGAATAAATTAGGATTTTTAGGGTTGTCAGTGATGTTACTGGCGGCATTGATGATGCCGTATACAAGTTTTAACTGGCTGGCAGAGGCGTTGGTAGTGATAGTGTATTTCCCGCTTTTAATAGCATTGGGGGCAAGTGCGGGTATGCATGTCGCAACGAAGGCGATTTGTAATTTTTCAGGGAAGATCTCCTATCCTTTGTATATGACGCATTATATGGTAATGTTTGCATTTGCGAATTATTTGAACCAGTATAAGCCGGGTACAACGCAGCTGACGTGGATCATTGTGATTGGATTGGTGGTGTTGGTAGGGTTTGCGTGGTTAGCGATGGTATTGTATGATATGCCTGTGAGAAAATACTTAACTAAAATACGAAATGATTCGTAG
- a CDS encoding NAD-dependent epimerase/dehydratase family protein codes for MAQKNLALVSGANGHLGNNLVRLLIKKGIPVRATVRNINNKPPFHGLDCEVVQADITDKASFVKALQGVETFYAVGASFKLWAKDPKKEIYDVNMNGTRNTIEAAAAAGVKRIVYVSSIAALNYNNLPTKESNGYNPDRRDMYYNSKNDGEILAFQLAKELGIELVSVMPSAMIGSDAFLPLNVSYGVLKLILNKQIPMDTRITLNWIDVKDVAEGCILAALKGRPGERYILANEQCMTITDTTRLAQELYPALKLKIPGSVPKFMLFAIAGIMEFSARMSNKAPVLTRKDIAMFSGLQQNFDISKARKELGFNPKSPKQAVTEAFAYLMEHRELL; via the coding sequence ATGGCACAAAAGAACTTAGCACTTGTATCCGGCGCAAACGGACACTTAGGCAACAACCTTGTAAGACTCCTTATTAAAAAAGGTATCCCTGTCAGGGCCACCGTCAGAAATATCAATAACAAACCCCCTTTCCACGGCCTCGACTGTGAAGTCGTTCAGGCCGACATTACCGACAAAGCCTCCTTTGTTAAAGCCTTACAAGGCGTTGAAACCTTCTACGCTGTTGGCGCCTCCTTTAAACTATGGGCAAAAGATCCGAAAAAGGAGATCTACGATGTGAATATGAATGGCACCCGCAATACTATCGAAGCTGCTGCTGCCGCAGGTGTAAAACGAATCGTATACGTCAGCTCCATCGCCGCACTCAATTATAACAACCTCCCCACCAAAGAAAGCAACGGCTACAATCCCGACCGCCGCGATATGTATTACAACTCTAAAAACGACGGTGAAATACTGGCCTTTCAATTGGCAAAAGAACTGGGCATAGAACTGGTTTCTGTCATGCCATCTGCTATGATCGGCAGCGATGCCTTCCTGCCACTGAACGTATCATATGGTGTATTGAAACTCATTCTGAATAAACAGATCCCCATGGATACCCGCATCACACTGAACTGGATTGATGTGAAAGACGTTGCCGAAGGCTGCATCCTGGCTGCTCTAAAAGGCAGGCCAGGTGAACGTTACATACTGGCAAATGAACAATGCATGACCATCACCGATACGACCAGACTGGCACAGGAATTATATCCTGCACTAAAACTAAAAATCCCCGGCTCGGTTCCTAAATTCATGCTCTTCGCCATCGCAGGGATCATGGAATTCTCCGCCCGCATGAGCAATAAAGCACCCGTACTGACCAGGAAAGATATCGCCATGTTCTCTGGTTTACAACAAAACTTCGACATCTCCAAAGCCAGAAAGGAACTGGGCTTTAATCCCAAATCACCAAAACAGGCTGTAACAGAAGCATTCGCTTATCTCATGGAACACAGGGAATTATTGTAA
- a CDS encoding Crp/Fnr family transcriptional regulator produces MHKKLLEYIASNITFQKKDIALIEKYFEPVLYPKNRILEEEGKVPLYLYYIVSGHLRLFHYNENGDEVTTHINCPPGFFTSYFNFINQTRSDENVECITDCELLRITKEDLDLLTAESEIMKDFSIRVFQQSITYNENRSRELASLTAEQRYVKLINNYPDILHNVPVQYIASFLGMKAESLSRIRRKLSQS; encoded by the coding sequence ATGCATAAAAAATTGCTGGAATACATCGCTTCTAATATAACCTTTCAAAAAAAGGATATAGCACTGATAGAAAAATATTTCGAACCAGTGCTATATCCTAAAAACCGGATATTGGAAGAAGAAGGAAAGGTTCCCCTGTATCTTTACTACATCGTATCCGGCCATCTCCGGCTCTTTCATTACAATGAAAACGGGGATGAGGTGACCACACATATTAATTGTCCACCAGGATTTTTCACCTCTTATTTCAATTTTATCAATCAGACAAGATCGGACGAAAATGTGGAGTGCATAACTGATTGCGAACTACTGAGAATTACCAAAGAAGACCTGGATCTATTGACGGCCGAAAGCGAAATAATGAAGGACTTCAGTATCCGGGTATTCCAACAGTCTATCACCTATAATGAGAACCGGTCCAGAGAACTGGCTAGCCTCACCGCAGAACAACGTTATGTAAAACTGATCAACAACTACCCTGATATCCTGCATAATGTTCCTGTTCAATACATTGCATCCTTTCTTGGTATGAAGGCCGAAAGCCTGAGTCGCATCAGGAGAAAACTGAGTCAATCATAA
- a CDS encoding RICIN domain-containing protein, whose protein sequence is MMKTFLTTGLLLALLSGCTKKELSEKAPTVAAADAASSPVGDVVGKVTVGYQGWFNAPGDGSAVNRWTHQNLDMWPDMREYEITYASTFPNLANGDTAKMFSSYDQSTVNTHFRWMQENGIDAAALQRFSGELADPAFKSMRDNMAQKVRTAAELTGRKFYIMYDVSGDVNMQERLKSDFTNTILGTLNLLSSPAYAKQNGKPVICIFGMGYQGAPAPGPGDSAQCLDVIKWFKDQGYYVIGSVPMDWRTPNVFSRSNFTSVYNSFNMLAPWAVAAQVGSTYQPWIQGDFDYCEAHGMDYQPIAYPGFSFHNSNAGSPLNEVPRNHGDFMWAQVAVMKQVGVHSLYIAMFDEVNEGTAIFKVAENASQTPVNTSFVNLDQDGVAVSSDFYLRLVNDAGKMIKGETPYQATHPTQHIIGGSGPLADGTYKIINRNSNLALDAAGQGTANETAIQQYTYSGGTNQQWTITSVGGDHYKITGVQSGKALDIKGQSLLDGAGLQLYDYNGGANQQFILSPATGGYFTIQGVQSGKLLEVPAFSTTAGTKIEQYQANNGANQQWIITKL, encoded by the coding sequence ATGATGAAAACCTTTCTCACCACTGGGCTACTGCTTGCCCTTTTATCTGGCTGTACAAAAAAAGAATTGAGTGAAAAAGCCCCCACTGTTGCAGCAGCTGATGCTGCCAGCTCTCCTGTAGGCGATGTCGTCGGCAAAGTGACCGTTGGCTACCAGGGATGGTTCAATGCTCCCGGCGATGGCTCTGCCGTAAACAGATGGACACACCAAAACCTGGATATGTGGCCGGATATGCGTGAATATGAAATCACCTATGCCAGCACTTTTCCTAACCTTGCAAATGGAGATACTGCAAAGATGTTTTCATCTTATGATCAATCCACTGTAAACACACACTTCAGATGGATGCAGGAAAACGGTATTGATGCCGCGGCACTTCAGCGTTTCTCCGGCGAACTGGCTGATCCGGCTTTTAAATCCATGCGTGATAACATGGCGCAAAAAGTAAGAACGGCAGCGGAACTTACCGGCCGTAAGTTTTATATCATGTACGATGTTTCGGGCGATGTCAACATGCAGGAGCGTTTAAAATCTGACTTTACCAATACCATTCTCGGCACATTAAATCTGCTCTCCTCTCCTGCTTATGCCAAACAAAATGGTAAACCTGTGATCTGCATTTTTGGTATGGGCTACCAGGGAGCTCCTGCGCCCGGTCCCGGCGATTCTGCACAATGTCTGGATGTGATCAAATGGTTTAAAGATCAGGGATACTATGTGATTGGTAGTGTGCCGATGGACTGGCGTACACCAAACGTGTTTTCAAGAAGCAACTTTACCAGCGTATACAATTCATTCAATATGCTGGCTCCATGGGCGGTGGCTGCACAAGTGGGATCTACTTATCAACCCTGGATCCAGGGAGATTTTGATTACTGCGAAGCGCATGGTATGGATTATCAGCCTATCGCTTATCCTGGATTTTCTTTCCATAATTCGAATGCAGGCAGTCCGCTGAACGAAGTGCCAAGAAATCATGGCGACTTCATGTGGGCACAGGTCGCCGTGATGAAACAGGTAGGCGTACATAGCCTGTACATTGCCATGTTCGATGAGGTGAATGAAGGTACCGCGATCTTCAAAGTAGCAGAGAATGCTTCTCAGACACCTGTGAATACCAGCTTTGTAAACCTGGATCAGGATGGCGTAGCGGTGTCTTCTGACTTCTACCTGAGATTGGTGAATGATGCGGGTAAAATGATCAAAGGTGAAACTCCTTACCAGGCCACACATCCTACACAACATATTATTGGAGGCAGTGGTCCGCTGGCAGATGGTACCTATAAGATCATTAACAGGAATAGTAACCTTGCCCTCGATGCAGCAGGCCAGGGTACGGCCAATGAAACTGCGATACAGCAGTATACTTATAGCGGTGGTACCAATCAGCAATGGACGATCACAAGTGTAGGTGGTGATCATTATAAAATAACCGGGGTACAAAGTGGTAAAGCACTCGACATTAAAGGACAATCCCTGTTGGATGGTGCCGGTCTGCAATTGTATGATTACAATGGTGGTGCGAACCAGCAGTTTATTTTATCCCCTGCTACCGGCGGATATTTTACGATCCAGGGTGTACAGAGCGGTAAGTTACTGGAAGTACCGGCGTTCTCTACTACAGCCGGTACTAAGATAGAACAATACCAGGCGAATAATGGCGCGAATCAGCAGTGGATCATTACCAAATTATAA
- a CDS encoding RICIN domain-containing protein translates to MLRNYILILLTLLIGACTPKGANDNNMLRADQLAYVAPTTGYGSLKDSNILYFGRWDFSDSTKFNAYWGGAYIKVNFTGTTVKLKTANTSNFYASIDGGPWVSYKNVGGIIDLTATPLSAGNHSLSIAQGRDYDYLFSFQGLLLDAGATTSKPAASDYLIEYIGDSITAGYLDDQANVSDYAWICSEALGTEHTQIAYPGIALVSSSRHGVAMDSQYFKLQPPNYTPRVAWDFTKYTPKAVVLNLGTNDGDYEDSDSTFQAVYEYLLSGIRTKFPQAEIFVLRTFLGIRSQPTAAAVAARIAAGDKKVHYVNTDGWITQSTADYLADNLHPSESGHIKIAGLLQAVLAPYVKGTSVIPDGTYAIVNKNSGLVMDAAGQGTAAGTAIQQWTDNAGTNQRWQVTSLGNNRYKIIGVQSGKSLDIKGQSLANGAALQLYDYSGGDNQQWMITKNADGYYTITGVQSGKVLEIPALSVTPGTVVEQYENNGGSNQLWSFQ, encoded by the coding sequence ATGCTACGGAATTATATCCTAATATTGCTCACCCTTCTCATCGGTGCCTGCACCCCGAAAGGCGCAAATGACAACAATATGCTCAGAGCAGATCAATTAGCTTACGTCGCACCCACTACAGGCTATGGCAGTCTGAAAGATTCCAATATCCTTTACTTTGGCAGATGGGATTTCAGTGATAGCACGAAATTCAATGCTTACTGGGGAGGTGCTTATATCAAGGTGAACTTTACAGGAACTACGGTAAAACTAAAGACCGCTAATACCAGCAATTTCTATGCGAGTATAGATGGTGGTCCCTGGGTATCCTACAAAAACGTAGGTGGTATCATAGACCTTACTGCAACACCTTTGTCTGCAGGCAACCACAGCCTGAGTATTGCACAGGGCAGAGATTATGACTACCTGTTTAGTTTTCAGGGCCTGCTATTGGATGCGGGTGCAACCACCAGCAAGCCTGCGGCGTCTGATTATCTGATTGAATACATTGGCGATTCTATTACAGCCGGTTATCTCGATGACCAGGCAAATGTATCGGATTATGCATGGATCTGTTCCGAAGCATTAGGTACCGAACATACACAAATCGCCTATCCCGGTATTGCACTGGTGAGCAGTTCAAGACATGGTGTGGCAATGGATAGCCAGTATTTCAAATTACAACCTCCGAATTATACACCACGTGTAGCATGGGATTTTACAAAGTATACCCCAAAAGCGGTTGTATTAAACCTGGGTACGAATGATGGTGATTATGAAGATTCGGACAGTACCTTTCAGGCGGTATATGAATACCTGTTAAGTGGGATCAGAACTAAATTTCCGCAGGCAGAGATATTTGTATTGAGAACATTCCTGGGAATCCGGTCACAGCCTACGGCTGCTGCTGTAGCGGCACGTATTGCAGCGGGTGATAAGAAGGTACATTATGTAAATACGGATGGCTGGATCACTCAATCTACTGCAGATTACCTGGCAGATAACCTGCACCCGAGTGAGTCAGGACATATTAAAATCGCAGGGTTGTTGCAGGCAGTACTGGCTCCTTATGTAAAAGGTACTTCTGTTATTCCTGACGGCACCTATGCGATCGTAAATAAAAACAGTGGTCTGGTGATGGATGCTGCCGGTCAGGGTACTGCTGCCGGCACGGCTATACAGCAATGGACGGATAATGCTGGTACAAATCAACGCTGGCAGGTAACTTCGTTAGGGAATAACCGGTATAAGATCATCGGTGTGCAGAGTGGAAAGTCGCTGGATATAAAAGGCCAATCCCTGGCCAATGGCGCTGCACTGCAATTGTATGATTACAGTGGTGGTGACAACCAGCAATGGATGATCACGAAAAATGCGGATGGCTATTATACTATTACAGGCGTACAAAGCGGTAAGGTATTAGAGATCCCGGCGCTCTCTGTTACACCCGGTACTGTGGTGGAACAATATGAGAACAATGGCGGAAGTAACCAGTTATGGTCGTTTCAATAA
- a CDS encoding helix-turn-helix domain-containing protein, giving the protein MPLEKFRHLKGRSLSTFHRDFKKKFNTSPQKWLTRKRLELAHYQLSEKQMKPAEVYLESGFEDLSHFSFAFKKHYGYSPNKVGHLS; this is encoded by the coding sequence ATGCCACTTGAGAAATTCAGACACCTTAAGGGCAGAAGTCTTTCTACCTTTCACCGGGATTTTAAAAAGAAATTTAATACCTCCCCCCAGAAATGGCTGACCAGGAAAAGATTGGAATTAGCGCACTACCAGCTCAGTGAGAAACAAATGAAACCCGCTGAAGTATACCTTGAATCCGGGTTTGAAGATCTCTCCCATTTCTCCTTTGCCTTCAAGAAACACTATGGGTACTCACCAAATAAAGTTGGCCATCTATCCTGA
- a CDS encoding TonB-dependent receptor — MNNQLLLMLAVWLSAASPAMAATGTHSIYEQAIRQTPVKGIVVGADGTPLPGVSIKSVASNKGTTTNDRGEFSIDAAPGDQLVFTFIGYTQQTIAATSTPMKVTLSTSNSQLGEVVVVGYGSQTKADVTGALTQLKADNIRQGAPISVDNMLQGKVSGVRIAQSSGEPGAGVDVFIRGVGSIRSGSTPLFVVDGVPLSNDNVSAGGPDFGLGSSEPKNPLNFLNTSDIETMTILKDASAAAIYGARGSNGVVLITTKHGSKGAPTLTYDMYVGNSKVIKKLDVLNAGEYRKALVDPAYDHGGNTDWQDVIYRNGFLQNHNVSFGKTTNTGSYLASLSRMSQDGIVEKSSFKRTTARLNAEESFLDDKRLTVKMNLTASDINETGIPNGNTAGSDGQLIIHALMANPTRSLRDSTGAYTNFNMNAHYNPAYLLSIWDDHTNTFRVLGNIEAAFRILPGLNYRFNYGVDKSTSERNTTIYPNYTDRQPTGAYQQNNLKSLTTLIEHYLTYNKSFNKHNLELLGGFSYQKFSFSGTTYGLQGIAAQGVGVAPEYNPGYSGTTTSPSGYAQENELQSGFGRINYNYDSRYMFTASLRADGSTRFGNNNKYGYFPSFALGWTISQEDFMKDLKMVQDLKLRASWGQTGNQEVTNKITQASYSLSSASGYYLYNDQTLINGVTVNRTANPDLKWEMVEQLNIGLDFTLLKGKLYGSLEYYNKSTKDPILNIPSGPLSPTTTVWKNVDASIVNKGFEFTLGTQLLRTKDFSWTLDVNGSTLSNTIKDLPVSELYSGSISGPGLSGVNANIYKNGYEAGSFYMLKHLGYDKDGKDIFEDKTKDGVINSDDREIFQGALPNFNFGINSNLRYKAFDLGFNFIGQTGGLLVNNTALDLNINSLASDRNVLRKFYAAGASTTNAVQLSSLYLEKSDFIRLANLRLGYTLIIPHQDWLKSINLYVSAQNLWTISGYSGYDPLVNTTKTVGGNQSLGIDYTTYPAAKTFLLGATVKF, encoded by the coding sequence ATGAACAATCAATTACTTTTAATGCTAGCCGTATGGCTCTCGGCCGCAAGCCCTGCCATGGCAGCTACGGGTACCCACAGTATCTATGAACAGGCAATTCGCCAAACGCCTGTAAAGGGGATCGTAGTCGGAGCTGATGGCACACCACTTCCCGGTGTATCTATCAAATCTGTTGCATCCAACAAAGGAACTACAACCAATGATCGCGGAGAATTCTCTATCGACGCCGCTCCTGGTGACCAACTCGTGTTCACCTTTATCGGCTACACACAACAAACTATTGCCGCTACCAGCACACCTATGAAAGTAACCCTCTCCACCAGCAACAGTCAGCTGGGTGAGGTAGTTGTGGTAGGTTATGGTAGCCAGACCAAAGCCGATGTAACTGGTGCACTGACCCAGTTGAAAGCTGATAATATCAGACAGGGTGCTCCTATCTCTGTAGACAATATGCTGCAAGGTAAAGTATCCGGTGTGCGTATCGCACAATCCAGCGGTGAACCCGGTGCAGGTGTGGATGTATTCATCCGCGGTGTGGGTTCTATCCGTAGCGGTAGTACACCGCTCTTCGTTGTTGACGGTGTTCCTTTGAGTAATGATAACGTGAGTGCAGGTGGTCCAGACTTCGGTCTTGGTTCTTCTGAACCCAAGAACCCGCTGAACTTCCTCAACACCAGCGATATCGAAACCATGACGATCCTGAAAGACGCTTCTGCCGCAGCTATCTACGGTGCAAGAGGTTCTAACGGCGTTGTCCTGATCACTACCAAACACGGTAGCAAAGGCGCCCCTACCCTCACCTACGACATGTATGTAGGTAACTCTAAAGTGATCAAAAAACTGGACGTTCTCAATGCTGGGGAATACCGCAAAGCACTGGTAGATCCGGCTTACGATCACGGTGGCAACACTGACTGGCAGGATGTAATTTACCGGAACGGTTTCCTTCAGAACCACAACGTATCTTTTGGTAAGACGACCAACACCGGTAGCTACCTCGCTTCCCTGTCACGCATGTCACAGGATGGTATCGTTGAAAAAAGCAGCTTCAAAAGAACCACTGCAAGACTGAATGCTGAAGAATCTTTCCTTGATGACAAACGTCTGACTGTAAAGATGAACCTGACTGCAAGTGATATCAACGAAACCGGTATTCCAAACGGTAACACCGCAGGTTCCGATGGTCAGCTCATCATTCATGCACTGATGGCGAACCCAACCCGCTCCCTGCGCGACTCCACCGGCGCTTACACCAACTTCAACATGAACGCGCATTACAACCCTGCGTACCTGCTGAGCATATGGGATGATCATACCAATACCTTCCGTGTACTGGGTAATATCGAAGCTGCTTTCAGGATCCTGCCAGGTTTGAACTACCGCTTCAACTACGGTGTAGACAAGTCTACTTCTGAACGTAATACGACTATTTACCCTAACTATACCGATAGACAGCCGACTGGTGCTTACCAGCAGAACAACCTGAAGTCACTGACTACACTGATTGAGCACTACCTGACGTACAACAAATCATTCAACAAACACAACCTGGAATTACTGGGTGGTTTCTCTTACCAGAAATTCTCTTTCTCCGGTACGACTTATGGTCTGCAGGGCATCGCAGCACAGGGTGTAGGTGTGGCACCTGAATACAATCCTGGTTATTCCGGTACCACTACAAGCCCTAGCGGTTATGCGCAGGAGAATGAACTGCAATCAGGTTTTGGTCGTATCAACTACAACTACGACAGCCGTTATATGTTCACCGCCTCTTTACGTGCGGATGGTTCTACCCGTTTTGGTAACAACAACAAATACGGTTATTTCCCTTCCTTCGCATTGGGCTGGACCATTTCGCAGGAAGATTTCATGAAAGACCTGAAAATGGTACAGGACCTGAAACTCCGCGCCAGCTGGGGTCAGACTGGTAACCAGGAAGTAACGAACAAGATCACCCAGGCGAGTTACTCCCTGTCAAGTGCATCTGGTTACTACCTGTACAACGACCAGACTTTGATAAATGGTGTTACTGTAAACCGTACTGCAAACCCTGACCTGAAGTGGGAAATGGTAGAACAGCTGAACATCGGTCTGGACTTCACCCTCCTCAAAGGTAAACTGTATGGTTCATTAGAATATTACAACAAGTCGACGAAAGATCCTATCCTGAACATCCCTTCAGGGCCACTCAGTCCAACCACGACTGTATGGAAAAACGTAGATGCAAGTATCGTGAACAAAGGTTTTGAATTCACACTGGGTACACAGCTGCTTCGTACAAAAGATTTCAGCTGGACACTGGATGTAAACGGTTCGACCCTGAGCAACACGATCAAAGACCTGCCTGTATCTGAGCTCTACTCTGGTAGCATCTCCGGTCCGGGTCTGTCTGGCGTAAATGCAAACATCTACAAGAATGGTTATGAGGCAGGTTCCTTCTATATGCTGAAACACCTGGGTTATGACAAGGATGGTAAAGACATCTTTGAAGATAAAACCAAAGATGGTGTGATCAACTCTGACGACAGGGAGATCTTCCAGGGTGCACTGCCCAACTTCAACTTCGGTATCAACAGTAACCTGCGTTACAAAGCATTTGACCTGGGCTTCAACTTCATTGGTCAGACTGGTGGTTTGCTGGTAAACAATACCGCACTGGATCTGAACATCAACAGCCTTGCATCTGACCGTAACGTACTGAGAAAATTCTACGCAGCAGGAGCCAGCACAACCAACGCGGTACAGCTGTCTTCTCTGTACCTGGAAAAATCAGACTTTATCCGTCTGGCTAACCTGCGCCTGGGTTACACGCTGATCATCCCTCACCAGGACTGGCTGAAATCAATCAACCTGTATGTGAGTGCACAGAACCTGTGGACCATCAGTGGTTACTCCGGTTACGATCCGTTGGTAAATACAACCAAGACCGTAGGTGGTAACCAGTCACTGGGTATTGATTACACGACTTACCCTGCTGCTAAGACATTCCTGTTAGGTGCAACTGTTAAATTCTAA
- a CDS encoding RagB/SusD family nutrient uptake outer membrane protein: MRKKSLYTYMGIALTVAMVSCTDLKEKVIDEVLGSNNSNPENAIAAAYGQLGSGTFVDHANVFGLQEYSTDEALLPTRGSDWGDGGIYRAIHEFTWGPDNTLVANGWNNLNSGITKSLTAVTSAYQANGNANQALFLAEARGLLAFYTFHTLDLYGQAPYRNPYVTNAPLEIKRADTAIDGLIREVEAIIPTLANLKEQSTHNGRFTKQAAYGLLADMYMNRAVFKNRYGASFDFTEAAVDGNGTDMDKVILYTTKLIDDPQFYLETNYFRNFDIDNAGRPELIFVVSQDINTLRSSDNDFAYMPMERNQKPSSANRGTNAVCTTPQFYATWDGNHDDPRFSRKYQYADGTWFKNDGTDVSVPATSLVPNSASLPWFHFNRGFLEGQQYGPILLSTGSLKMTSDGRIAVEKLYCEKNTALAMDFTPALNFDNAAQSVFTQAQINRGVRIFKFEFDPEKDNGSSNVDIPLYRLGGMYCMRAEAYFRSNQTALAMADINKLRTTRTREAYYNNAPGVAITSLDANTLYNEIAYEMYWEQWRRKEMIRFGKFEAADAGSAKPASETFRRIYPIPQSAMDASDAFTQNQGY; encoded by the coding sequence ATGAGAAAGAAATCGTTATATACATATATGGGTATTGCGCTTACTGTAGCAATGGTAAGCTGTACTGACCTGAAAGAAAAAGTGATTGATGAGGTATTGGGTTCTAACAACTCTAACCCTGAGAATGCCATTGCTGCTGCTTATGGCCAGCTGGGTAGCGGTACCTTTGTAGACCATGCGAACGTATTTGGTTTGCAGGAGTATTCCACTGACGAAGCCCTGCTGCCTACCCGTGGTAGTGACTGGGGTGATGGGGGCATATACCGCGCTATCCATGAATTTACCTGGGGGCCTGATAACACACTCGTAGCAAATGGCTGGAACAACCTGAACAGTGGGATTACCAAATCACTGACTGCTGTAACCAGTGCTTATCAGGCAAATGGTAATGCCAACCAGGCATTGTTCCTTGCCGAAGCAAGAGGGCTGCTCGCTTTCTATACATTCCACACCCTGGACCTGTATGGTCAGGCGCCTTACAGAAATCCATATGTAACGAATGCACCATTGGAGATCAAGAGAGCAGATACTGCGATCGATGGCCTGATCAGGGAAGTAGAAGCGATCATTCCTACCCTCGCTAACCTGAAAGAACAGAGTACACACAATGGTCGTTTTACCAAACAGGCTGCTTATGGCTTGCTGGCAGATATGTACATGAACCGTGCGGTATTCAAAAACCGTTACGGTGCCAGCTTTGACTTTACCGAAGCCGCTGTAGATGGAAACGGCACAGATATGGACAAAGTGATCCTGTATACGACGAAGTTGATAGACGATCCTCAGTTTTATCTGGAAACAAACTATTTCAGAAACTTTGATATCGACAACGCCGGCAGACCGGAGCTGATCTTCGTGGTTTCGCAGGACATCAATACCCTGCGCAGCAGTGATAACGACTTCGCTTATATGCCGATGGAAAGAAACCAGAAGCCTTCTTCGGCAAACAGAGGTACCAATGCGGTATGTACTACGCCTCAGTTCTATGCTACCTGGGATGGTAATCATGATGACCCGCGTTTCTCCCGCAAGTACCAGTATGCTGATGGTACCTGGTTTAAAAACGATGGTACTGATGTGAGCGTACCTGCTACCAGCCTTGTGCCAAACAGTGCTTCACTGCCATGGTTCCACTTTAACCGTGGTTTCCTGGAGGGTCAGCAGTATGGTCCGATCCTGTTGTCCACCGGTAGTCTGAAGATGACCAGCGATGGCAGGATTGCAGTTGAAAAACTGTATTGCGAAAAGAACACGGCACTGGCAATGGACTTTACCCCTGCACTGAATTTCGACAATGCTGCACAGTCTGTATTTACACAGGCACAGATCAACCGTGGTGTACGTATCTTCAAGTTTGAGTTCGATCCTGAGAAAGATAACGGATCAAGCAATGTAGATATCCCGTTATATCGCCTGGGTGGTATGTATTGTATGCGTGCAGAAGCTTATTTCCGGAGCAATCAGACTGCCCTGGCAATGGCTGATATCAATAAGCTGCGTACTACCAGAACCCGCGAAGCATATTATAACAATGCACCGGGTGTAGCAATCACTTCCCTGGATGCAAATACCCTGTACAACGAGATTGCATATGAAATGTACTGGGAGCAGTGGAGAAGAAAAGAAATGATTCGCTTTGGTAAGTTTGAAGCTGCAGATGCAGGTTCTGCAAAACCAGCGTCTGAAACTTTCAGAAGAATTTATCCTATTCCACAGTCTGCTATGGATGCAAGCGATGCATTTACACAGAACCAGGGATACTAA